CAGAGTAGCCGGCAGATAGCTGAACACTGGATACTGTTGTTCTTGTTGGACACACTGGACAGTAAGGCAGAAAGCTGGACACTGTAGTGTATATTGGGCACTGGAGAGTAAGACAGAGAGCTGGACACGGTGTACTGGACACTATATTGGTCAATAAGGCAGAGAGCTGGACACGGTGTACTGGACACTTATATTGCCCATTGCATTGGATGGTAACGTACAGAGTTGGACATTATTGGGCACTGAACAGTAAGACAGACAGCTGGACTTGATGTACTGGACACTATTGGACACTGGACAGTATGGCAGAAGGCTGGCCTTGGTGCCCTGGACAGAACACAGTAAAGCAGACAGCTGGGCACTAAACAGTGTATGTTAGGCACTGGACAGTATAGCGGCAAGTTGGAGAGTGGATATTGGACACTCTGTTGTCCACGGATGGAAAGCAGGACGCTGGACATTCCGCATTGGACAGTGGACACTGTCCTACTGCAtgctctgtgttttttaaatgagaacaTTCCATAGTGTAAATATGGGACTTTAAAGTGCTCATTGActcctgggtaattttacattgATACATATACAGGATATACTGAGTGTTTGTCACTAACccttttttatttgtacaaCTAATATTTACCTccaataaataatgtatgaagCATTTTTTGTGCGTTAAATTGTCTGTACGTTTTTGAGACTCCCTGTAGCAAAGTTTTATTTCCGAAATTGATCTACATTTATAGAACATAGACTGAACATTCGTGCTCCCCTATCAATGTGATGTTTGCAGTTTCCACTTGTCCCTTAACCATAACCTAACAGAATTTATGGTAACGTTTGTTTGCCTTCCTGACTGAAGTTTGCCAGGTGGTCTCTTAACCCTGTCCAAACATGTCCAGTTCTGAGAGACAGAAGCTGGACGCTGTGGCCCGTGTAGCGAACGGTGATGTTCGGATGATGGTAAAGAGACTTCCACCTCTGTGGGGTCAGTGAGTGCAGTTGCGCCTCTTACTGGATCTTACTGGTCCTTTAGGGGAGAACCGTGGTCCTCTGTGAGGTGTAGAGGtcacgggggtggggggcgtaCAGCGTCCATTTCAGTCTGTTCCCTCTCAGCCGTGTGGACTCGCAGGTGGTGGGAAGCGGTCCAGGCAGGAAGAGCGGCGAGGCGAGTGCGGATGTGTGAGGAAACCTGTGAATGAGTGGGAGGAAAGGGATTTTGTGTCATAGTCAGCGCAGGGAAGTGGGTGGGTGGGACACGTCCTGGAACTGCTGTAACAGCTGTATTTACCGTACTTTACCGTAAGGGACGCTTCTCTGTGACACAGCTTCCGATGCACAGCGGCGTTTACCTGTGGATTAGCTTCTGCTTTTCGTTCGTAAGCCATTAACAATGTTTTTATGTAGCTGTCCAGCTTGGtattttactacagtaactcAGGTGAggtacctagctcaagggtagAAGAAGCATCTTCTAGGTGTAGAcatgttttcctgtgtttttaacTGCCGTGCTGCTTGCTGGCCTATTTACACCGTGCTCATGATACTTATGCCGGTCGTCTTGTACAGTTCCGGAGTTCTTGTAGATGTAGGTGATATTTCCGTGGGTagtgttaatatttttgttctcGTTTACTACAAGTCCAGCACCATTTGGCTCTGTGATACCATCCAGCCCGTCAGGACCTTATCAACATCTgtggcatagtagttaaagGGTCTGGGATCGAGTCCTGCTCCTGACTgttcgaggtacttaccctgacttgatacagtaaaaattacccagctgggttgTCCCACCACGTTCCTTGGTTAagttaatatttacagaagTGACTCCTGGGACAGCCTAGTCCGTTACATGGATACactggtaaattattgtaagaagCTTCAGGCAAGTcacttctggagaaaagtatcagctaatgAATAAGCAATATTTTATGAGACTTCTGTTCTAATTTGCCACGAAGCCATTTAAATTCTCCTGTTCCCGAAgacagaaaccaaaaaaaatgatTAGCAAAAGTATGGCCATCGTAACTAGCTGAACGTGTCTATTTATGGGCATTATAAGAAAGCAGTAAATGGATGACCGAGCTGAGCCCCAGTAACGCCTGCAGTCCTTggaaaagtaatgaaaatgcTGCCACTCTGCTGTCAGATTAGCCACATGTGCTGCTTTTAAGCTTGAAATAGAGAAACTGTTGGTAATAAAGGAGATTAACATGCATTTTTGGAACTCGCTCATATTTCAAATAAGCTCTGATGAAGTGAAATCATAATTTGTTCTTTAAGAGAAGCGGAAGCAAACTCTTGTGTCTCAGTAGCGGCTTTCTGCTTTTTACCTTGGGAAGAGAACTGctgtaaatgaaactgaaaacatgcCATAATTGTGCTAAATAGTCGTCATGAGAAATATATTGAGATGGCTGCAGCTTTCAAAGGCCCTTTTCAACAGTTCTTTGGAAAGCTAAAgtgtctctgttttttttttccaggtctTGACTGAAAATTGTGGGTCTTGAAGGTGTGCAACAATGCAGACTATTAAGTGTGTTGTTGTTGGTGACGGTGCCGTCGGTAAAACCTGCCTCTTAATCTCATACACGACCAACAAGTTTCCATCCGAATATGTACCAACGGTAAGTTGCGAGTATAGTACGTATATAACTAATTGAGTTCTGGCCCTACGATTATTATATCACTGCTTTAAATACAAAGACTTGCCTGTACACTATACGTAATAATGAGTTTCCTACAGAGACACGAAAACAGTGTTTAACTGCTGTGACTGCCTTTGTTTCTTCTAGGTCTTTGATAACTATGCAGTGACGGTTATGATTGGCGGTGAACCATACACTTTAGGATTATTTGATACTGCAGGTACAGTAAACATACATTTCTAGTTTTCCAATAAATACCCAGTCTCATATGGGTGGGAAGTGAGAGAAAATTCATTATGCCATGATGTGACACTACGTGGGATGATGTTTTGATTTCTCATGAAATGTGATTTGCTGTTTAGGGAAATCTGATGATGTCTTATATTTTGAGgtaaaagcatttaattttcagtttgagTACTGAAAATAGTTGAGTATTAACAAGTAACACACGAGTTCAGGAATATTTTTTGAATGAATTTTTAGTTGGTGCTACTGTGTTTAATGTAGCAGAATATATCTAGATGGAATACATATTAATAGCACTATAAAGATGTTCATTTCAAGAAAAGGGGTAatcagattatttttttatttttttttaatttttggagaTCATTTGTGGgttacatattttaaagtaatttttctgttaCTACCACCCATAAACTTGTGGGAATTTTTTCACATATATTGCTACCTTCGCTGAACACAGTATAGTCTTAAGTTTTACTCAGATGACATGGGATAAACTCTTAAAAGCCAGAGAAGAGGAGTGATCATCCTCCAAGGCATGGTGGATGTTctcaaaggaattaaaaaaaaaattaattactgcGTTCACTATTTGCACTGAAGCCAACGTCAGGCGAGCTGAAGCCAGGAGGGAAAGGATTTGATGCTAAATTGCATCTCCCATCTGGTAAGTGACTGGGATTTGTTATAAGCCAGCCAGAAACGCCAGTGTTTTCCCAGTCTTtatgtataattaaataattgcagTTATGAAATGCTCTCCTGTCTTCAGGAGAAATTCAAAGTGTTACTCTCTATGGAATATGATTGACATTTGGTTGTGCTGGCCAGGTGGGGTGTAAGTGGTGTGCAGACTTTTGATTCATCCAAGACATTTTTCCACAGCATAGATTATCAGTTCTGCCGTGAAGTTATGattgcttgattttttttttaaattttacccttttttttttttgtcttctaaTGGCTTTTGGTTTGAACAGCGGGTTTTCCTTTAGGTTTGCTAGCCATCTGCTTTTTAAAGATGTCAGTGATTTACTGATCTAAGTATAGCTGCACATCTGTAGCAAGGTGCCTATACctctgtctttggactgaaaaGCTATTGAgctttttgtgatttttctcttgCTGCTCACTGTTGTTCACCTGTATTGTTCCTAAGTAGCCTATGGACCATGTAACAAGGGTTTTCCAGATTGTGCTTTTTGAATATAGTTGAATGATGAATTAATCTGATTTTTTCCATCCCTTTCTAGGTCAGGAAGATTATGATAGGTTGCGACCTCTGAGCTATCCCCAGACTGACGTTTTCTTAGTTTGTTTCTCTGTCGTTTCACCGTCTTCCTTTGAAAACGTTAAAGAAAAGGTGGGTTTACTGCAGCATTTGTGGGACTTCTCAGAATATGCCATTCTGAAGATGTTGTCTCAGTGGCGCtaacagctgaaaataaaattcaggTGTCCAAGTGTAATATAAGTGTAGGCGAAACTGCAGTTGTTCTATAGAGCTGTAAAATTCcttattttacactgaaacacTAATGTCAGTAAGCTGCTTGGCGAACCTTCTAGCTGAACAGCTAGTGATCATTTTTAGGACGCCGAAACGAGAGATGCCAGTAACCCATTTTACAGTTGTGGAAAAGCTCTAGCCATTCAGTCCCAGTTTCAACGGTGCCTTCTGCCTCTGTTTGTTGTAGTTACTGAGTAGGTTTTGATTGACTTAAATTTTTCTAGCTAACTGACTGTAGTAAAAACAGCATCATCGGACAGTATGTTTAAATAACAGGAAAACTTTAAATTCAGGTTTATAAAGAATACAGATTCTTTCGGAGTTCCGTAAATGTGACTGTAAATTTCTACTTGTATTGCAGTACATTTGGGGGGTTTCCAACATCACAGTTGATTTATGGTCGAATGCATCCTGCCTGATATCCAGAGGTAACAATTCGCTTATGCCTTCACAGTGGGTGCCCGAAATCACTCACCACTGTCCGAAGACTCCATTCCTGCTGGTGGGAACACAGATTGACCTTAGAGATGACCCCTCAACCGTTGAGAAGCTGGCCAAGAACAAACAGAAGCCAATCACCCCAGAGACCGCGGAGAAGTTGGCCCGCGACCTCAAAGCGGTGAAATATGTTGAGTGCTCTGCGCTCACGCAGGTGAGTGGCCCGTTGAAGGCAActtcagtcctcatcctccagATTATCAGTGAAGCCTTCATTTCAATGTTTAGGTTTATTGCTGTTTTCGTAAACCACTGCTCTTGCAAGTGACTTTATTTTTGTGTCTACTTGGCACCCTTCTTTGAATTGGGTTACCATCAAATCagcctttttttcctgcagtccATTTAACTGTTTGCcctgttattttttaatattctgtgaCATTAGCAGTCCTTGTACGGATTTCAGGGTTTTTATGACAGGGTATACATGGGAAAATGAAGTCCTGCTAGTGATTCATTCAGATGAGCCTTCAGCTCTGTtatccccccctttttttttttttttttttttgagacatttGCTTACTGAGCAGCTTCTGCAATTAGATCAGTTAATTGATAATTGGCAACAAACTGATGAGtcatatttttccccataaataaACAGGATTGTGTATCTTGTGGTTTCCCAGAGTTCATCTTGCAAAACAGTAGAGGAACTCAGAggacatttgtgttttttgtccaGTTGTTTAGGGTCAGTGTACAAAATTGAGTTTAGCGCAGACTCCAGTTAAATTCCACCCAATCTTTTCTCATTctgtttattcacttttctgTGACTTTTTTCACAGTGGAGCTTCATTTAGTCCACAGGTTATGGTTTATTGGCTGCAGGCTGCTGCTTAATTAAATAAGTGCCATAAATGACCACCACTGTCCCAATCATTAGTAGATAAGACTTTTTAAAGCTACTAATAGCCACTGAATGAAACCTGAACTGCAAAGTGATAGAGTATATTTTGGCTTCCTCTGGGACCCAGTTTTCTGGTCTCTTAGTACAGTAACATTATCAAGAGTGTGTTGACTTGTTCTACGGGTTGTCCCGTACACTCATAATATACATAGTTATTTACCACAGATGCTTTAATACAATCAACCATGTCAATTGATTTAGTGtgacagaaaactgaaatgagTGCTATGAAATGAGCATTCCCTTCACATGTTTACAGAAGTGTTCTTTAAGGTTGTACAATATTAATACTTCCGTCGGTTTCCGTGCTTATTGTATATTTGTAGGAGAGGTTACAGGGACAGCAGGGCTTTCTCTGAGTTGATAGGTAAATCCAGAAGTTAAACATTCTAGCTTTGCAGTGAGCAGCCTTGCTCATCGTAGGCACGTCTGTCAGTTGGCACCTGATTCACATGCTGAAACGCTGGGTGAGATGGCGCACCATCCAAGTAATGACTTTGGTAAGAAATTATTTGAAGAGAAAGACAGGAAACTGAGCACTCTTTGAAGACTGGAATTTCTTGCCACCCCTCAAGTTGCGTAACTTCTTCATTTTATCAATTCAAAAAGCGCCACTGACTCACAAGCCCAGTGCTGTTTGTTGGTATTAGCTTCAGCTTTCATCCTGCTGTTCAGTGTTTGTACCACGAATGCAACGCTTTTCTGCTGTAACGATAACGTTTAGCCTTTTCTGCAAAATCTTTGTGATATTCTCTCCACCTTTCACTCTTGAGCAGTTTCACACGCTTGTCTCATCTCCTCTGCAGTGTAATCCTGCTCAACATGCTCCTCTGCGCCCCACTAGCTCTGTCCTCTGACATCGCTGCTGCTCTCTCCTTCTTCCCTGTCTTTGTAGAGAGGTCTCAAGAATGTATTTGATGAAGCCATCCTGGCTGCCCTGGAACCAccagaaacacagaggaagCGGAAGTGCTGTATATTCTAAAACACTTTTCTATTCCAGCTTTCCTCCCAGCTGTTTGCTGCTCTTTTTTAATCCACTACTATTTAAAGAAAAGTCCATCTGTACATTTCCAAGCTGCCATGTTTTAAACATCTTTGTCATATCCTTGAAGAAAGTCTTGCCTTCAGTAGTTTTGCGTGCTgccatttgtttcattttttgttttgttataattttttaaaaaaatttggcCTTTATTCAAGAACCTGTGTTTGTAAAGCCTTTTGATGTAGGGATGAAAACTTCCTCTGTGGATATGTCATCTCCGCAGTTCTTAGCATTACATTGTAGGCTCACCAGTTAATCGAtaggtgactttttttcttttaaacaaaaaaaaaaaatttaaaataaaatgcattatttgtgACCTCGGTGtgtatttttggaaaaacataGAAGAAAACTGTTTGCTCTCTTAATGGatgaattgtgatttttttttttttttttttttttttccccccccccctcttctttGCATAACTTATTTCagcgtagttttttttttttttttttttttaaaactattattGTATCAAAAATAAATCTAATATAATCCATGACTAGGAACTGGTCGTTGGATGATGTGTTAAGATTTTGAGAATGAAAAGTATAATCATGTGCAATGTGacttaaataaaggaaaactgAAATCAATTTTCtgtcaatgtaatatttttgtgaattttaaaaaaaaaaaaaaactttcctttGACCAAGTTAAAACTACTTTTATAAAGATGCTTTAAATACAGTGagttcaatttgtttttatatatatcccATTAaattgtgggacagctggtagcatagtggttagagcgactgcctttggacccaaaggttgcaggtttgatccccacctttagctgtagtacccttgagcaagatacttaccctgaattgctccagtaaaattacccagctgtataaatgggtaaataattgtaaccttaacattgtaagttgctttggagaaaagtgtcagctaaatgaataaatgtaaacaatacatcctgtattatttttctgaatatgaaaaagttttaaattcagaaatttTAAGCTAGAAATTCTGAAACATTGCCTTAAGAGCCAAATTAGCCCTTTGGCACAAGCTGTAAGCACCGCACAGCGACTGATCTGATCCCAAAACTAGTAATATGGCAACACAGTTTTGATTGTTCACAttgaaattatgaattttttttttccattagacCAAATAATTTACCATTGCCACTTACTGTAAATAGTTACAGAAATTCTGGGGAAACTAAGCAGTCTTTTTATTCATCTGAAGCAGATTTCTTTCCTCgttttgtaaataaacaaaatataagtGGTGTAAGAAATAACTTCCACAGGAGGAAATAGCAGTGAAAGGGCACAGTTAGGTCCAGGCAGTTCTCAACAAGGGTGAAGGACCGAAGCCAAGAGCCTGAGCGGAGCAGGGAGGCCTTGACTCAGGTTGTTTCCCACGTACGTGGGTTTCCTGCCCTCTAGTGTGTTTAGGTATCAGGTATTCGCAAGTGTAGTTCCCCACGATGACACAAATGTGTGTCTACCTTCAGGCATGGAGAACACCTTCTAGTGGTAACCCACTGACTGTCTTCAAACAggtgctgtctgtctgtgcccCGCACTGAACGCTCACctctctcgcgctctctttTCCAGAAAGGACTGAAGAACGTGTTTGACGAGGCCATACTGGCTGCCCTGGAGCCACCGGAGCACACGAAGCCCGTATTCGACTGGTCCAGATGTGCGCTGCTTTGAGCAACCTCTCCTTTCTCAGTGGACCTCCGTTAGCTGATTTATACTGTATAGCAGAGGAGCTTCTGCAGGGTGTACTGTGGTTTTCACCTCATCTGAGCTCATAATCACTCAGCTTCCAATTATGTTCAATGAAACGAATCAGTTGACTGACTCcctcttttgttttcagttggGTTAAACTGAACTGGTGTGAAGGAATGTTTTTAGTTGTTTAAATGttagtaaaaaatatttttagtgttttcattttcaccccACAGATCAATGACAATCATTTATTCAATGAAACGTTTGTGATTAATCGTTCTAACCCTGCAAAGAGCTGGACTTGATCGATAATCCTTAACTGCTAAAAATTCTGTTTAATTATACAAAGGTTTTATCTGCATAAATCCGCCTGTAGCAGATTTGTAAAATAAGAGTAAAATGAAGTTCTCAGCTACTACGATcaattaatataatttgaatTGTGCAGTGCGTTCAAAGTCCTAACGAAGGCTGAGTGGTTAAGGGCTCGGAGGGTGTAGAGCACAGTGCACCCTGGGCCACGAGTGCCGCAGTTCACTAACTTTGCTGTAACACAGAgattcttaaccttttctgaGCCACTGACCTTTTTCCGAATCTGATAAACACTAAGGACCCGTGAGAGAGGCAACgttgaaaatatttacatgtattaatttagcagatgctttcctccgaatcgacttacagtgttaagctacctacagttatttacctctttatacagctgggtaattttactggagcaattttagggtaagtaaaaATTGCACTCAAGTTATTGCACTGATACTTGATTGTCTTCATGTTGGATTTCAATATCGATACTAATAGCaaagtaatatttaattaaaaaaaaaaaaaaacctttaacttTTTAAGCAAGCCTGTGCCTCGCTGACCCCCAGAAGCCATGGACACATCCCCAAGGGGTGTGTGAACCCCAGCTTGAGATCCTCTGCTCTAAAGTGTGGTTTACTGGCAGGTCAAGAGGTCAAAGAGCAAAGCACGTGATACCATATCCTTCTGTAACAAAAATGCAGCAACACACCGGACCTCCTGGTCGGACCCGTTCTGCCTGT
Above is a genomic segment from Scleropages formosus chromosome 2, fSclFor1.1, whole genome shotgun sequence containing:
- the LOC108940272 gene encoding cell division control protein 42 homolog isoform X1, which translates into the protein MQTIKCVVVGDGAVGKTCLLISYTTNKFPSEYVPTVFDNYAVTVMIGGEPYTLGLFDTAGQEDYDRLRPLSYPQTDVFLVCFSVVSPSSFENVKEKWVPEITHHCPKTPFLLVGTQIDLRDDPSTVEKLAKNKQKPITPETAEKLARDLKAVKYVECSALTQKGLKNVFDEAILAALEPPEHTKPVFDWSRCALL
- the LOC108940272 gene encoding cell division control protein 42 homolog isoform X2, whose product is MQTIKCVVVGDGAVGKTCLLISYTTNKFPSEYVPTVFDNYAVTVMIGGEPYTLGLFDTAGQEDYDRLRPLSYPQTDVFLVCFSVVSPSSFENVKEKWVPEITHHCPKTPFLLVGTQIDLRDDPSTVEKLAKNKQKPITPETAEKLARDLKAVKYVECSALTQRGLKNVFDEAILAALEPPETQRKRKCCIF